Proteins from a single region of Hordeum vulgare subsp. vulgare chromosome 6H, MorexV3_pseudomolecules_assembly, whole genome shotgun sequence:
- the LOC123405221 gene encoding uncharacterized protein LOC123405221: MVEGGSGAGATSTCRRGGGGGGIVGPVARRCCGGGCGLGRLVRRLRRQGRQALCAARPASASSSSSSAAAALRGCQYDPLSYARNFDQSGFGDPDPDADAASLYYSYTFSSRFVLAPGSAASSTAAVVPAPNGLVVASRPTAASH; encoded by the coding sequence ATGGTGGAAGGCGGCAGCGGCGCGGGGGCTACGTCGACCTgccggcgcggcggcggcggaggcggcatcGTTGGCCCCGTGGCCCGGCGGTGCTGCGGTGGCGGGTGCGGGCTCGGGCGCCTGGTGCGGCGGctgcggcggcaggggaggcagGCGCTGTGCGCGGCCAGGCCGGCGTCggcgtcgtcctcgtcctcgtcggcgGCCGCGGCGCTCCGGGGGTGCCAGTACGACCCGCTGAGCTACGCGCGCAACTTCGACCAGAGCGGCTTCGGCGACCCCGACCCGGACGCGGACGCGGCCAGCCTCTACTACAGCTACACCTTCTCCTCCCGCTTCGTGCTCGCGCCGGGCAGCGCCGCCTCGTCGACCGCCGCCGTCGTCCCCGCGCCGAACGGCCTCGTCGTCGCCAGCCGGCCAACCGCCGCCAGCCATTAG
- the LOC123401541 gene encoding nuclear transcription factor Y subunit C-4-like: protein MEPSSQPEPVVGVATSGSQAYPPAAAYPAPAMVPGGPAAIPPGSQPAVPFPANPAQLSAQHQLVYQQAQQFHQQLQQQQQQQLREFWATQMEEIEQAADFKNHTLPLARIKKIMKADEDVRMISAEAPVVFAKACEVFILELTLRSWMHTEENKRRTLQKNDIAAAITRTDIYDFLVDIIPRDDMKEEGLGLPRVGLPPAALGAPADAYPPYYYLPAQQVPGVGMVYGGQQGHPVAYAWQQPQGQQTEEAPEEQQQSPSN from the coding sequence ATGGAACCATCCTCGCAGCCTGAGCCTGTGGTGGGTGTGGCCACTTCTGGGTCACAAGCATATCCTCCTGCTGCTGCCTATCCAGCTCCAGCCATGGTTCCTGGAGGTCCTGCCGCCATTCCTCCTGGCTCACAGCCAGCAGTGCCATTCCCCGCTAATCCAGCTCAACTCAGTGCTCAGCACCAACTGGTTTACCAACAAGCCCAGCAATTTCACCAACAactgcagcaacagcagcagcagcaacttcGCGAGTTCTGGGCTACCCAAATGGAAGAGATTGAGCAGGCAGCTGACTTCAAGAACCACACCTTACCACTGGCAAGGATAAAAAAGATAATGAAGGCTGACGAGGATGTCCGGATGATCTCCGCAGAAGCtcctgttgtttttgcaaaggcaTGCGAGGTGTTTATCTTAGAGTTGACACTGAGGTCATGGATGCACACTGAGGAGAACAAGCGCCGGACCTTGCAGAAGAATGACATTGCAGCTGCCATTACCAGGACTGACATCTACGACTTCTTGGTGGACATCATTCCTAGGGATGACATGAAGGAGGAAGGCCTTGGGCTTCCGAGGGTGGGCTTGCCACCTGCTGCTCTAGGGGCACCAGCTGATGCCTATCCTCCTTATTACTATCTGCCAGCACAGCAGGTACCCGGGGTAGGAATGGTGTATGGTGGTCAGCAGGGTCACCCAGTGGCATATGCGTGGCAGCAACCTCAAGGGCAACAGACTGAGGAGGCCCCTGAAGAGCAGCAGCAGTCTCCCTCAAACTAG